In the genome of Monodelphis domestica isolate mMonDom1 chromosome 2, mMonDom1.pri, whole genome shotgun sequence, one region contains:
- the SERINC1 gene encoding serine incorporator 1 produces MGGVLGLCSMASWIPCLCGSAPCLLCRCCPSGNNSTVTRLIYAFFLLIGVGISCVMLIPGMEEQLNKIPGFCDSGTGLVPCNVLVGYKAVYRLCFGMAMFFLLFSLLMIKVKSSSDPRAAVHNGFWFFKFVAAVAITVGAFFIPEGPFTTVWFYVGMAGAFCFILIQLVLLIDFAHSWNESWVEKMEEGNSRCWYAALLSATAMNYLLSLVAIVLFFVYYTHPDGCSENKAFISVNMLLCIGASVMSILPKIQESQPRSGLLQSSVITIYTMYLTWSAMTNEPDRKCNPSLLSIIGYNVTTSIPKQGNSVQWWDAQGIVGLMLFLCCVLYSSIRSSNNSQVNKLTLTSDESTLIEDGVARHDGSLDDGDDVHRAIDNERDGVTYSYSFFHFMLFLASLYIMMTLTNWYSYEPSHEMTSKWTSVWVKISSSWIGIVLYVWTLVAPLVLTNRDFD; encoded by the exons ATGGGGGGTGTTCTGGGATTGTGCTCCATGGCGAGCTGG ATACCATGTTTGTGTGGGAGTGCCCCCTGTCTGCTATGCCGTTGCTGCCCCAGTGGTAATAACTCCACAGTAACTAGGCTGATTTATGCCTTCTTTTTGCTTATTGGTGTGGGCATATCCTGTGTGATGTTGATACCAGGAATGGAAGAACAATTAAATAAG ATTCCTGGATTTTGTGATAGTGGGACAGGACTTGTGCCTTGTAATGTATTGGTTGGATACAAAGCTGTCTACCGTTTGTGCTTTGGCATGGCcatgtttttccttctgttttccttaTTGATGATCAAAGTGAAGAGTAGCAGTGATCCTAGAGCTGCAGTGCACAATGG ATTCTGGTTCTTTAAATTTGTAGCAGCAGTAGCAATTACTGTTGGAGCTTTCTTTATCCCAGAAGGACCCTTTACTACTG tgTGGTTTTATGTGGGCATGGCAGGGGCATTTTGCTTCATCCTCATTCAGCTGGTTTTACTTATTGACTTTGCCCACTCGTGGAATGAATCATGggttgaaaaaatggaagaaggaaacTCAAGATGTTGGTATGCAG CTTTGTTATCAGCTACAGCAATGAATTACCTGCTGTCTTTAGTTGCTATAGTCCTGTTCTTTGTTTACTACACTCACCCAGATGGTTGCTCAGAAAATAAGGCCTTCATCAGTGTCAACATGCTCCTGTGCATTGGAGCTTCTGTAATGTCTATTCTGCCCAAGATTCAA GAATCACAGCCAAGATCTGGTTTGTTGCAGTCTTCAGTAATAACAATCTACACTATGTATTTGACCTGGTCTGCTATGACAAATGAACCAG ACAGAAAGTGCAATCCAAGTTTATTAAGCATAATTGGTTATAATGTCACAACAAGCATTCCAAAGCAAGGGAACTCTGTCCAGTGGTGGGATGCCCAAGGAATTGTGGGACTTATGCTCTTTTTGTGTTGTGTGCTTTATTCAAG CATCCGGTCATCTAACAACAGTCAGGTTAATAAACTGACTTTGACCAGTGATGAATCAACACTAATAGAAGATGGCGTAGCGAGACATGATGGATCACTTGATGATGGCGATGATGTTCACCGAGCAATAGACAATGAAAGAGATGGTGTTACTTACAGttactctttctttcatttcatgcTTTTCTTGGCTTCACTTTATATCATGATGACCCTGACCAACTGGTACAG TTACGAACCTTCTCATGAGATGACCAGTAAATGGACCTCAGTTTGGGTGAAAATCTCTTCAAGCTGGATTGGTATTGTGCTGTATGTTTGGACACTAGTGGCTCCACTTGTCCTCACAAACCGTGATTTTGACTGA
- the LOC100030513 gene encoding NF-kappa-B-activating protein-like: MAPASSSRSPEDNSSSRRRRHGGNSGGPSASASGGGGHRSSSESPPTTKTVRSPRCRSRSRSRERNGFRQPSSFSEPGGSGRSRRSPSRTHGRERERLTELRSSSSSSSAHYHHHHHYHHHGGDRQWPDYYEKEKEESLRQRRLNERERIGELGAPEVWGLSPKIPEPDSDEHTPVEEEEAKSKKSASSSSSEEEKKKRKKKVSRSKENAQRKRKKKTSKKKHKKYSEDSDSDSDSDSDSSSEEERKKAKKAKKKKKKKHKVKRSKKKKYKKESTESSSDVSDEEFPEDDLWIERSKNAEAMDLIGPEAPVTHASQDDRPLNYGHALLPGEGAAMAEYVKAGKRIPRRGEIGLTSEEIASFECSGYVMSGSRHRRMEAVRLRKENQIYSADEKRALASFNQEERRKRENKILASFREMVYRKTKGKDDK; this comes from the coding sequence ATGGCGCCGGCCTCCAGCTCTCGCAGCCCGGAGGATAACTCGAGTTCCCGGCGACGGCGTCACGGAGGTAACAGTGGCGGGCCGTCGGCCTCAGCATCTGGAGGCGGCGGTCACCGAAGCTCCTCCGAGAGCCCCCCGACCACAAAAACTGTCCGCTCGCCGCGATGCCGCTCCCGTTCTCGTTCCCGGGAGCGCAACGGCTTCCGGCAGCCATCGTCCTTCTCGGAGCCGGGAGGTTCAGGCCGCAGCCGCCGCAGCCCCAGTCGAACCCACGGCCGCGAGCGAGAGCGGCTCACTGAACTGCGCAGCTCCTCGTCCTCATCTTCCGCCCactatcatcaccaccaccactaccatcacCATGGGGGCGACCGGCAGTGGCCCGACTACTacgagaaggagaaggaggagagccTGCGCCAGAGAAGGTTAAATGAGCGGGAGCGGATTGGGGAGCTTGGAGCCCCGGAAGTCTGGGGTCTTTCCCCCAAGATCCCTGAGCCTGATTCTGATGAACACACCCctgtagaggaggaggaggcaaagTCTAAGAAAAGTGCCTCAAGTTCCAgttctgaagaagaaaagaagaagaggaagaagaaagtgagTCGCTCCAAAGAAAATGcgcagaggaaaagaaagaaaaaaacatccaaaaaaaagcataaaaaatatTCTGAGGATAGTGACAGTGACTCTGATTCTGACTCTGATTCTAGCagtgaagaagagaggaaaaaggcaaagaaagccaagaaaaagaagaaaaagaaacataaagtGAAAAGAtccaagaagaagaaatataaaaaagaatctaCTGAGTCAAGCTCTGATGTCTCTGATGAAGAGTTCCCAGAAGATGATCTCTGGATTGAGAGATCAAAGAATGCAGAAGCTATGGATTTAATTGGACCAGAAGCACCAGTGACACATGCTTCTCAAGATGATAGACCTTTGAACTATGGACATGCTCTTTTGCCAGGGGAAGGTGCAGCTATGGCTGAATATGTCAAAGCTGGAAAGCGCATCCCTCGAAGAGGAGAAATTGGCCTGACCAGTGAAGAGATTGCATCGTTTGAATGCTCAGGCTATGTAATGAGTGGTAGTAGACACCGAAGAATGGAAGCTGTGCGACTTCGAAAAGAAAACCAGATCTACAGTGCTGATGAAAAGCGAGCACTAGCATCCTTTAaccaagaagagagaaggaagagagaaaacaagatTCTAGCTAGTTTCAGAGAGATGGTGTatagaaagacaaaagggaaagacgATAAATAA